Proteins encoded together in one Roseibacterium elongatum DSM 19469 window:
- a CDS encoding GNAT family N-acetyltransferase, giving the protein MSGLIIRPYRPEDAGQLARVFHLAVRRGAAGHYSLAQRLAWSPRARSARYWDQRLSRLDTIVAADGRGAVGFMALNLDDAFLDFAYVMPDAAGCGVGDALLSIVEGRAKSAGIDRLETEASRVAEPFFAHRGWRVLRHQRVKRHGIGLPNALMDKPLVAAEVAA; this is encoded by the coding sequence ATGAGCGGCCTGATCATCCGCCCCTACCGCCCCGAGGATGCAGGGCAACTGGCCCGCGTCTTTCACCTTGCCGTGCGGCGCGGCGCGGCCGGGCATTACAGCCTCGCGCAACGTCTGGCCTGGTCGCCCCGCGCGCGATCGGCCCGGTACTGGGATCAGCGGCTGTCGCGCCTCGATACCATCGTGGCGGCCGACGGGCGCGGGGCGGTGGGGTTCATGGCGTTGAACCTGGACGATGCCTTTCTCGATTTCGCCTATGTCATGCCCGACGCGGCCGGATGCGGGGTGGGCGACGCGCTGCTGAGCATCGTCGAGGGCCGCGCGAAATCCGCAGGGATCGACCGGTTGGAAACCGAGGCCAGCCGCGTGGCCGAGCCGTTCTTTGCACATCGCGGCTGGCGTGTGCTGCGGCATCAGCGCGTCAAGCGACATGGCATCGGCCTGCCCAATGCCTTGATGGACAAACCCCTTGTCGCCGCCGAGGTTGCCGCATGA
- a CDS encoding Hsp20/alpha crystallin family protein, producing MVESAHKTGLIPSLADPLRQVGAKLADWFAPASEAAVNGEGYRISMEVPGVAEGDLDISVHDGVVTVSGEKKSSREEQGETWFFSERDYGAFSRSFRLPPDADGDKVKAALKDGLLTITVPKQAQTPPAGARKVSISKG from the coding sequence ATGGTCGAATCAGCACATAAAACCGGCCTTATCCCAAGCCTTGCCGACCCGCTGCGCCAGGTCGGCGCAAAACTGGCCGACTGGTTCGCCCCGGCCTCGGAGGCGGCGGTGAATGGCGAGGGCTACCGCATCTCGATGGAGGTGCCCGGCGTGGCCGAAGGCGATCTGGATATCAGCGTGCATGATGGCGTGGTGACGGTTTCGGGTGAAAAGAAATCCAGTCGCGAGGAACAGGGCGAGACATGGTTCTTCTCCGAACGGGATTACGGGGCCTTTTCACGCAGCTTCCGCCTGCCGCCCGATGCCGATGGCGACAAGGTCAAGGCGGCGCTCAAGGACGGGCTTCTGACCATCACCGTGCCGAAACAGGCGCAGACCCCGCCCGCAGGCGCGCGGAAAGTGTCGATCAGCAAGGGGTGA
- a CDS encoding circularly permuted type 2 ATP-grasp protein: MAETTQFFDEMTGGTSEVRRPYSGYDAWFSGEDIKDLRKKSIDAEAFFRRTGITFNVYGEAEADERLIPFDIVPRIISGREWARLTRGIEQRVRAINAFLYDIYHRQEILRAGRVPVDLIARNEAFLPQMIGMQPPGGVYTHIVGTDLVRTGEDEFYVLEDNARTPSGVSYMLENRETMLQMFPELFSRIKVAPVQDYPIQLRRSLAACAPVATTGSPCVAVLTPGIHNSAYFEHAFLADQMGVELVEGHDLRVLDGRITMRTTRGYKPIDVIYRRVDDDFLDPLNFNPDSMLGVPGIMDVYRAGGITIANAPGTGIADDKAIYSYMPDIVEFYTGEKAILKNVPTWRCSEADSLAYVLDNLADLVVKEVHGSGGYGMLVGPAASKKEVAAFRKKLEARPSNYIAQPTLALSTCPILTKSGLAPRHVDLRPFALVSPQGCTITPGGLTRVALKKGSLVVNSSQGGGTKDTWVLEE; the protein is encoded by the coding sequence ATGGCCGAGACGACTCAGTTTTTCGATGAAATGACCGGGGGCACAAGCGAGGTCCGCCGCCCCTACTCCGGATACGACGCGTGGTTTTCGGGCGAAGACATCAAGGATCTGCGCAAGAAATCCATCGATGCCGAGGCATTTTTCAGGCGCACGGGCATCACCTTCAACGTCTATGGCGAGGCCGAGGCCGATGAACGCCTGATCCCTTTCGACATTGTGCCGCGCATCATCTCTGGGCGGGAATGGGCGCGCCTGACCCGCGGGATCGAGCAGCGCGTCCGCGCAATCAACGCCTTTCTCTACGACATCTATCACCGGCAGGAGATCCTGCGCGCGGGCCGCGTGCCGGTCGATCTGATCGCCAGAAACGAGGCCTTTCTGCCGCAGATGATCGGCATGCAGCCGCCCGGCGGGGTCTATACCCATATCGTCGGCACCGACCTGGTGCGCACCGGCGAAGACGAGTTCTACGTGCTCGAGGACAACGCCCGCACGCCGTCGGGTGTCAGCTACATGCTGGAAAACCGCGAGACGATGCTGCAGATGTTCCCCGAGCTGTTCAGCCGCATCAAGGTGGCGCCGGTGCAGGATTATCCGATCCAGCTGCGCCGCTCGCTGGCGGCCTGCGCACCGGTTGCGACGACGGGCAGCCCTTGCGTGGCGGTCCTGACGCCGGGCATCCACAACTCGGCCTATTTCGAACACGCCTTCCTTGCCGACCAGATGGGCGTGGAACTGGTCGAAGGGCATGATCTGCGCGTCTTGGACGGGCGCATCACCATGCGCACCACGCGTGGCTACAAACCCATCGACGTGATCTATCGCCGTGTGGATGACGATTTCCTCGATCCGCTGAACTTCAACCCCGACAGCATGCTGGGCGTGCCCGGCATCATGGATGTCTACCGTGCGGGCGGCATCACCATCGCCAATGCGCCCGGCACCGGCATCGCCGACGACAAGGCGATCTACAGCTACATGCCCGACATCGTCGAATTCTACACCGGCGAGAAGGCGATCCTGAAGAACGTGCCGACCTGGCGCTGTTCCGAGGCCGACAGCCTGGCCTATGTGCTGGACAACCTTGCAGACCTGGTCGTGAAAGAGGTGCATGGCTCGGGCGGCTACGGGATGCTGGTGGGCCCCGCCGCCTCGAAGAAAGAGGTCGCGGCCTTCCGCAAGAAGCTCGAGGCGCGGCCCTCGAACTACATCGCGCAACCGACGCTGGCCCTGTCCACCTGCCCGATCCTGACGAAATCGGGGCTGGCCCCGCGCCATGTCGATCTGCGCCCCTTCGCGCTGGTCAGCCCGCAGGGCTGCACCATCACGCCGGGCGGCCTGACGCGGGTGGCGCTGAAAAAGGGCAGTCTCGTGGTGAACTCGTCGCAGGGCGGCGGCACCAAGGACACCTGGGTGCTGGAGGAATAG
- a CDS encoding TFIIB-type zinc finger domain-containing protein produces MSDTTFADAPPPNPEDEHRFPCPQCGSDMRYAPADGKLVCDHCGHEEGIEAGALDGTGDAHVEFDFEEARRKDHPAIEMEETRVSECPSCGAQVEFDPNIHSQECPFCATPVVTDTGIHRHIKPQGVLPFGVTEREAQKAMTDWLGRLWFAPNGLKEYARKGRKLDGIYVPFWTYDADTRTEYRGQRGDAYYVTVRGADGKTRRQRRMRWTFVRGRVARFFDDVLVLASRSLPKSYTDNLAPWDLTRLADYTPEFLSGFRAEAYQIDLEEGMVEARGIMDQRIRQDIRRDIGGDAQRISKMDVAVSEVTFKHVLLPVWLAAYKYRGKSYRFVVNGQTGKVQGERPYSWIKIALAVIVAIAIAGGILYGLEVLDEGGFQTGAVGTRVIGEGAGTPRPIDVPAFSLDTK; encoded by the coding sequence ATGTCCGACACCACTTTTGCCGACGCCCCCCCGCCGAACCCGGAAGACGAACACCGCTTTCCCTGCCCGCAATGCGGCTCGGACATGCGCTATGCGCCCGCCGACGGAAAACTTGTCTGCGACCATTGCGGACATGAGGAAGGCATCGAGGCGGGCGCGCTGGACGGCACCGGCGATGCCCATGTGGAGTTCGATTTCGAAGAGGCCCGACGCAAGGACCACCCCGCGATCGAGATGGAGGAAACCCGCGTTTCCGAATGCCCAAGCTGCGGCGCACAGGTGGAATTCGACCCCAACATCCACAGTCAGGAATGCCCGTTCTGCGCCACGCCCGTGGTCACCGACACCGGCATCCACCGCCATATCAAGCCGCAGGGCGTGCTGCCCTTCGGCGTGACCGAGCGCGAGGCGCAAAAGGCCATGACCGACTGGCTGGGCCGCCTGTGGTTCGCGCCCAACGGGCTGAAGGAATATGCCCGCAAGGGCCGCAAGCTCGACGGGATCTATGTGCCGTTCTGGACCTATGACGCCGACACGCGCACCGAATATCGCGGCCAGCGGGGCGATGCCTACTACGTCACGGTGCGCGGGGCCGACGGGAAGACCCGACGCCAGAGGCGCATGCGCTGGACCTTCGTGCGCGGGCGCGTGGCGCGGTTTTTCGACGACGTGCTGGTCCTCGCCTCACGCTCGCTGCCGAAATCCTACACCGACAATCTGGCCCCCTGGGATCTGACCCGACTGGCCGATTACACGCCCGAGTTCCTGTCCGGGTTCCGGGCCGAGGCCTACCAGATCGACCTCGAGGAGGGCATGGTCGAGGCGCGTGGCATCATGGATCAGCGCATCCGGCAGGATATCCGCCGCGACATTGGCGGCGACGCGCAGCGCATCTCGAAGATGGATGTGGCCGTGTCCGAGGTAACCTTCAAACATGTCCTGCTGCCCGTGTGGCTGGCCGCCTACAAGTATCGCGGGAAATCCTACCGCTTCGTCGTGAATGGCCAGACCGGCAAGGTGCAGGGCGAACGGCCCTATAGCTGGATCAAGATCGCGTTGGCGGTCATCGTCGCGATCGCGATCGCGGGCGGCATCCTCTATGGACTCGAGGTGCTGGACGAGGGCGGCTTCCAGACCGGGGCCGTCGGCACCCGCGTCATCGGCGAGGGGGCCGGCACACCGCGTCCCATAGATGTGCCCGCCTTTTCCCTCGACACGAAATGA
- a CDS encoding carbohydrate kinase family protein — protein sequence MILCAGEALIDMLPRKTETGEAAFAPYPGGSVFNTAVALARLGVPVAFFTGLSTDLFGQRLANVLTANGVGHDLAARSDRPTTLAFVTLAEGQASYAFYDENTAGRMLTEADLPQIPDRCTACFFGGISLAVEPCAEAYAMLAARAAADRVVMLDPNIRPSFIADEARFRARMDGMLAQADIVKLSDEDLQWLMGEASLAQLAADLRAKGPGLVLVTQGAQGVTAYGPTGAVHVDATPVDVVDTVGAGDTFNAGFLAGLSDAGLLDKATLAAGLPEDALRTALSLGVKAAAVTVSRAGANPPHRTEIA from the coding sequence ATGATCCTGTGCGCCGGAGAAGCCCTGATCGACATGCTGCCCCGCAAGACCGAGACCGGAGAGGCCGCCTTTGCGCCCTATCCCGGCGGGTCGGTCTTCAACACCGCCGTGGCCCTCGCGCGGCTAGGGGTACCGGTTGCGTTCTTTACCGGCCTGTCCACCGACCTGTTCGGCCAACGGCTGGCCAATGTGCTGACGGCGAACGGGGTCGGTCACGATCTGGCCGCGCGATCCGACAGGCCCACGACGCTGGCCTTCGTGACCCTGGCCGAGGGCCAGGCCAGCTATGCCTTCTATGACGAGAACACCGCCGGCCGCATGCTGACCGAGGCCGACCTGCCCCAGATCCCCGATCGCTGCACGGCCTGTTTTTTCGGCGGCATCAGCCTCGCCGTCGAACCCTGCGCCGAGGCTTATGCCATGCTGGCTGCGCGGGCGGCGGCGGATCGGGTCGTCATGCTCGACCCCAATATCCGGCCCAGCTTCATCGCGGATGAGGCCCGCTTTCGCGCCCGAATGGACGGGATGCTGGCGCAGGCCGACATCGTCAAACTGTCGGACGAGGATCTGCAGTGGCTGATGGGCGAGGCAAGCCTTGCACAGCTGGCCGCCGATCTGCGGGCCAAGGGGCCCGGACTGGTGCTGGTGACCCAGGGCGCACAGGGCGTGACCGCCTATGGCCCCACGGGTGCCGTGCATGTCGACGCCACGCCGGTGGATGTGGTCGACACCGTCGGCGCAGGCGATACGTTCAATGCGGGCTTTCTGGCCGGCCTGTCCGATGCGGGCCTTCTGGACAAGGCGACGCTGGCCGCCGGCCTGCCCGAGGATGCTTTGCGCACCGCCCTGAGCCTCGGCGTCAAGGCCGCCGCCGTCACCGTCAGCCGCGCCGGCGCCAACCCGCCCCACCGCACGGAAATCGCATGA
- a CDS encoding toxic anion resistance protein has translation MSTQVREQAEQAAKLVDEINAVVLPDPSADMVPLPAADAPTAEQITRRIAEIDMGDTNSIVSFGSAAQAELQAISQEMLQGVKNKDVGPAGDSLREIVGTIRGFSVDELDPNRKQSWWERLFGKAKPIHDFMAKYEEVQDQIDRITDNLLSHEHILMKDIKSLDKLYEKTLDFYDELALYIAAGEEKLRLLDEVEIPAKSAEIEAAPEADQIIKAQELRDLRAARDDLERRVHDLKLTRQVTMQSLPSIRLVQENDKSLVTKINSTLVNTVPLWETQLAQAVTIQRSTEAAKAVREATDLTNELLEQNAANLRESNKMVREEMERGVFDIEAVKRANAELIATIQESLEIADEGKRRRAEAEAEMQKMEAELRDTLAAASAGQTPGGQAAATTPPANG, from the coding sequence ATGAGCACCCAAGTCAGGGAACAGGCCGAACAAGCCGCCAAGCTGGTCGATGAGATCAACGCAGTCGTCCTGCCAGACCCCAGCGCCGACATGGTGCCCCTGCCCGCCGCCGATGCGCCCACCGCCGAACAGATCACCCGCCGCATCGCCGAAATCGACATGGGCGACACCAACTCGATCGTCAGTTTCGGATCGGCCGCGCAGGCCGAGTTGCAGGCCATCAGCCAGGAAATGCTGCAAGGCGTGAAGAACAAGGATGTCGGCCCCGCCGGCGACAGCCTGCGCGAGATCGTGGGCACCATCCGCGGCTTTTCCGTCGACGAACTGGACCCCAACCGCAAGCAAAGCTGGTGGGAGCGCCTGTTCGGCAAGGCCAAGCCGATCCATGATTTCATGGCGAAATACGAAGAGGTGCAGGACCAGATCGACCGGATCACCGACAACCTGCTGAGCCACGAGCACATCTTGATGAAGGACATCAAGTCGCTCGACAAGCTGTATGAAAAGACGCTGGATTTCTACGACGAGCTGGCCCTCTACATCGCCGCGGGCGAGGAGAAGCTGCGCCTGCTCGACGAGGTCGAGATCCCCGCGAAATCGGCCGAGATCGAGGCCGCGCCCGAGGCCGACCAGATCATCAAGGCACAAGAGTTGCGTGACCTGCGCGCCGCGCGCGACGATCTGGAACGCCGGGTGCATGACCTGAAACTGACGCGCCAGGTGACGATGCAATCGCTGCCCTCGATCCGGCTGGTGCAGGAAAACGACAAGAGCCTCGTGACCAAGATCAACTCGACGCTGGTGAACACCGTGCCGCTGTGGGAAACCCAGCTGGCGCAGGCCGTGACCATCCAGCGCTCGACCGAGGCCGCGAAGGCCGTGCGCGAGGCGACCGACCTGACCAACGAGTTGCTGGAACAGAACGCCGCCAATCTGCGCGAAAGCAACAAGATGGTGCGCGAGGAAATGGAGCGCGGCGTGTTCGACATCGAGGCCGTGAAACGCGCCAATGCCGAACTGATCGCCACGATCCAGGAAAGTCTCGAGATCGCCGACGAGGGCAAGCGCCGCCGCGCCGAGGCCGAGGCCGAGATGCAGAAGATGGAAGCCGAATTGCGCGACACGCTGGCCGCCGCCTCGGCCGGGCAGACACCGGGCGGGCAGGCCGCGGCCACGACCCCGCCCGCAAACGGCTGA
- the dtd gene encoding D-aminoacyl-tRNA deacylase — protein MRALVQRVTEARVDVAGETVGHTGPGLMILVCAMQGDTEAEAEKLATKVARLRIFNDAAGKMNRSLLDTGGAALVISQFTLAADTRSGNRPGFSTAASPEDGKRLYLHFAKALAALGPKVETGRFGAEMAVSLTNDGPVTIWLDI, from the coding sequence ATGAGGGCGCTGGTTCAACGCGTCACCGAGGCCCGTGTCGATGTCGCGGGCGAAACCGTCGGCCACACAGGGCCGGGCCTGATGATCCTGGTCTGTGCGATGCAGGGCGATACCGAGGCCGAAGCCGAGAAACTGGCAACCAAGGTCGCGCGGCTGCGCATCTTCAACGACGCGGCGGGCAAGATGAACCGCTCGCTTCTCGATACCGGGGGCGCCGCGCTGGTGATCAGCCAGTTCACGCTGGCCGCCGATACGCGGTCGGGCAACCGTCCGGGGTTTTCGACGGCCGCCTCGCCCGAGGATGGCAAGCGCCTGTATCTGCATTTTGCAAAGGCTCTCGCCGCGCTCGGTCCCAAGGTCGAAACCGGCCGCTTCGGCGCAGAGATGGCCGTAAGCCTCACGAATGACGGCCCGGTTACAATCTGGCTCGATATCTAG
- a CDS encoding 5-bromo-4-chloroindolyl phosphate hydrolysis family protein yields MAKRYGGEFSPKGQRDGTPSREMVTAERITHANFAGRKPLRHGAKINMMFVLPLLTFLSAFFQPVAAMATDLAGAAALLLAAWLTRDGVRAEDAFNERVIARRPAIPRKIFGAGLTGIGVFLLVFGGQWNLIAGLLIGIIAAALHLFSFGLDPLQDKGLEGVDRHQTDRIARKIEEAERVLDEMTAAIKRARDREIEGRVARFEETVRAMFRQVEADPRDLTASRRYLGVYLQGARDATVQFADLYERNRDTSVRADYLAFLDDMETNFALRTQKMLTDDRASLDIEIEVLRERLNRENLRTEG; encoded by the coding sequence ATGGCCAAGCGATATGGTGGAGAATTCAGCCCCAAGGGACAGCGCGACGGCACCCCCTCGCGCGAGATGGTGACGGCCGAACGCATCACCCATGCCAATTTCGCAGGGCGCAAACCGCTGCGGCATGGCGCGAAGATCAACATGATGTTCGTGCTGCCGCTGCTGACCTTTCTGTCCGCGTTTTTCCAGCCGGTCGCGGCGATGGCGACCGATCTTGCGGGCGCCGCGGCGCTGTTGCTGGCCGCGTGGCTGACACGCGACGGCGTGCGCGCCGAGGACGCGTTCAACGAGCGTGTGATCGCGCGCCGCCCCGCGATCCCGCGCAAGATCTTCGGCGCGGGCCTGACGGGCATCGGGGTGTTCCTGCTGGTCTTTGGCGGGCAGTGGAACCTGATCGCGGGCCTGCTGATCGGGATCATCGCCGCCGCGCTGCACCTGTTTTCCTTTGGACTCGACCCGTTGCAGGACAAGGGGCTGGAGGGGGTGGATCGCCACCAGACGGACCGGATCGCCCGCAAGATCGAAGAGGCCGAGCGTGTCCTCGACGAAATGACCGCGGCCATCAAGCGCGCCCGCGACCGCGAGATCGAGGGCCGCGTCGCGCGCTTCGAGGAGACGGTGCGCGCCATGTTCCGCCAGGTCGAGGCCGACCCGCGCGACCTCACCGCGTCGCGGCGCTATCTGGGCGTGTATCTGCAGGGCGCGCGCGATGCGACCGTGCAGTTCGCCGATCTCTATGAACGCAATCGCGACACCTCGGTGCGGGCCGATTACCTGGCGTTTCTCGATGACATGGAAACCAATTTCGCCCTGCGCACCCAGAAGATGCTGACCGACGACCGCGCCAGCCTCGATATCGAGATCGAGGTGCTGCGCGAGAGATTGAACCGCGAAAACCTTAGAACCGAGGGGTAA
- the metZ gene encoding O-succinylhomoserine sulfhydrylase: MKDSSVKPNLRPRTRAVHAGTRRSQYGEVSEAMFLTQGFVYDTAEAAEARFIEAGPDEYIYGRYGNPTVAMFEERIADLEGAEDAFATASGMAAVNGALTSMLRAGDHVVAARALFGSCLYILEEVLTRYGVEVSFVDGTDLDQWRDAIQPDTKAVFFESISNPTLEVIDLPAVAALAHAVGARVIVDNVFATPVFSQAITQGADMVVYSATKHIDGQGRCLGGVILGTREVIRGTVEPYMKHTGGAMSPFNAWVMLKSLETLDLRVRAQAEGALAIAHALEGQPGLARVIHPGLRSHPQHALAARQMERAGTVIALEIEGGQEAAFRFLNALRVVTISNNLGDAKSIITHPATTTHQRLSDEQRARLGITRGLLRLSVGLEDPQDLIHDLTTALAAARVG, translated from the coding sequence ATGAAGGACAGTTCTGTCAAACCGAATCTCAGGCCGCGCACGCGCGCCGTGCATGCCGGCACCCGCCGCAGTCAGTACGGCGAGGTGTCCGAGGCGATGTTCCTGACACAGGGCTTTGTCTATGACACGGCCGAGGCCGCCGAGGCGCGCTTCATCGAGGCCGGTCCCGACGAATACATCTATGGCCGCTATGGCAACCCGACCGTCGCCATGTTCGAAGAGCGTATCGCCGACCTGGAGGGGGCCGAGGATGCCTTTGCCACCGCCTCGGGCATGGCCGCCGTCAATGGCGCGCTGACCTCGATGCTCAGGGCCGGCGACCATGTCGTGGCCGCCCGCGCGCTTTTCGGATCGTGTCTTTATATCCTTGAAGAGGTGCTGACCCGCTACGGCGTCGAGGTCAGTTTCGTCGATGGCACCGACCTGGACCAGTGGCGCGATGCGATCCAGCCCGACACCAAGGCCGTGTTCTTCGAGTCGATCTCGAACCCGACGCTCGAGGTGATCGACCTGCCCGCCGTGGCCGCGTTGGCCCATGCGGTGGGCGCGCGGGTGATCGTGGACAATGTCTTTGCCACGCCGGTCTTTTCGCAGGCCATCACGCAGGGCGCCGACATGGTCGTCTATTCCGCGACCAAGCATATCGACGGGCAGGGGCGCTGCCTTGGCGGTGTGATCCTGGGCACGCGCGAGGTGATCCGCGGCACGGTTGAACCTTACATGAAACATACCGGCGGCGCGATGAGCCCGTTCAACGCCTGGGTCATGCTGAAATCGCTGGAAACGCTGGACCTGCGCGTGCGGGCGCAGGCCGAGGGCGCGCTGGCCATTGCCCATGCGCTCGAGGGGCAGCCGGGCCTGGCGCGCGTGATCCATCCGGGCCTGCGCAGCCACCCGCAACACGCGCTGGCCGCGCGGCAGATGGAGCGCGCGGGCACCGTCATCGCGCTGGAGATCGAGGGCGGGCAGGAGGCGGCGTTCCGGTTCCTGAACGCGTTGCGGGTCGTCACGATCTCGAACAACCTGGGCGATGCCAAGTCGATCATCACCCATCCCGCCACCACCACGCATCAACGGCTGAGCGACGAACAACGCGCCCGCCTTGGCATCACGCGCGGGCTGTTGCGCCTGTCCGTCGGGCTGGAAGACCCGCAGGACCTGATCCACGATCTGACCACGGCGCTGGCCGCCGCGCGGGTCGGATAG